The window agaaaatattgaaattattgaaaactTTGCAAACCatgcaattaattttttttagaccaAATGCATTCCACCCTGCATATTTATAATGAATCTGTATTATCTCCAGTATGTTTTTCTTgtcaaattagttttatttatttattcttacttCTTAATTTAAACAgtattttaatagatattaaGACTGACACATGATAATGTATTAAATTCACTaagtatttaaatgttattcGTATTATTTTATAGTCAAGTGGTGgtattacttattttaatttataatgtattttgttGATGGAACAGCTTAAAGAAATTGTTTTAAGCATCTGAACTTTTAACTTAAATAGACATGTAATGTAaccaaattaatatataaaaggtgaaaataaagttttgttaactttcaagttcttttttatttctgataaatattaacatctATGTCTTAGGCAATTTGTACATGCCTCCTTGAAGTACCAGTTGATGTGTTCTTACTTTTGTGTCTAAAAATTGTCTCAGCTCCATAAGACTGCATTCAGTGCCTGGAGCTTGGGAAGCAAACATCTTCAACATTTGATGTATTCTGTCCAAAGGCAAACAGTCCAAGTTTGTTAACATGCCTACAATATAAGACCAAAAAACTTGCAGTTCACCTTCCCGCTGATCATGTGCTGATGCCATGGCACTCTCCGTTTCTTCATCTTCACAAATCATTTCCTGTACTTGATGTGAAGGTACACTGGCTTTATTATCAGCTTCAACTAAAACAAAGTGATCTGTACTTTTTTCTGCTATTAAACCCATCGATTGCCAGTATGTTATTTTCCTTCTCAGAATAGTAATAGGAACTTTCATCACCTGATGGAGTTCATCTAACGTCCATTCAGATTTATTTTGGAAATGCATTATCAATGTCGCATTAAAAGGTGAAACTGTCAGATCTAACTTCTTTTCGCCTATTTCTATCTCTAAGTTTACATTTCCAAGGTGTGGTTTCCAGCTTAATGTTCGATTACCTTTTAAAGCTTCATAAGATTTAGTGTATGCTTCAAAATGTTCCTTGATTTCTTCTGGTAATTCCAGACTTTCATCTTTAAATGGTGGCCAAAACTGTGCAGATAAAATCATTGCATTAGAAGTAAATTTCTTATTCAGCTCCTCAATGGTTTTGTCCTGATGTATTAAGGAATTAATTCTCTTTGAATCTGATATATCTTTAAGCATGACTTCACAGAAGTGTAATTGTGATTCACCAAATCTTATTTTTAATAGCTCCAGGTACCTAATTTCTTTTTCTGTATTGATAACACTTTGAGCCAGTAATCTATCAGCTAGTAAAGTTCTATATTCATTAACAAACAATTCCTTGCTACCATAAACATTAACAAGCATAGATATAATATCATTAGTTCTTCTGTCATTTGAATCAACTTTGGGATCAGCATCAACTGGATCAGGATTCCATTCATCCCAAGCCTCATCTTTATCGGCATCGCCATCTCCTTCTGCTGCAAATTTAGCTAGCTCTTCAGCTAACTCACTACCAGCACCTTCTTCTGTCAAACTGCTCACAACACTCCTCACTGTATCTTCTCTACTTCTTAAATAATTACGAACAGGTTTTGTCACTGTTTCCAGTATAACACCAGAAGGATCTAGGTGTCTCAAAGCTCTAATAGTAGATATGTAAGCAGTGAGTATGTCAGGAGTGTTCACGCCTGGGTGAAGAAGCCTTGTTTCTAATGCATTCTGTAACTTTTTACATAGAGTTGGTCTCAAATCTGTTTTTGCTAAACAAATTTTGATGTCATCAACAGCAGGCTGGGAATCAGGATATTCTATAATGATGTTGAAGAGCTGATCAATTCTTGTTTTTGTGTAGCTATGATAGAGATAGTAAGTGAGTTTCTGTTTGAATCTT of the Bombyx mori chromosome 25, ASM3026992v2 genome contains:
- the LOC101745791 gene encoding anaphase-promoting complex subunit 2, with the protein product MMNINHKKEDLKLYWNKINYAYPILDDKIFSDCTEAEYDEVQVLIVNLGVQIKIRDLVFVHIEKYLRQHVASSFWSKYIKTAEEVKGFQLFKSSVNDLYEAVSSFSPMLQRLTKLNSSCNDNKLIYGEKNLVLGFKQLVRATLLSQLPIDFQCIINQFYKISFNVFDNEYENSDMGEDIMCSGCGNEYSDCNCAYIVKVFHETNRKLVELQLLERLTGQVLTNFIQLRIQSHIQKVCTGTFDVSHIEALESWLNTTVMSWLIRIYCAGSSKPPPDDKNIQNAISRFKQKLTYYLYHSYTKTRIDQLFNIIIEYPDSQPAVDDIKICLAKTDLRPTLCKKLQNALETRLLHPGVNTPDILTAYISTIRALRHLDPSGVILETVTKPVRNYLRSREDTVRSVVSSLTEEGAGSELAEELAKFAAEGDGDADKDEAWDEWNPDPVDADPKVDSNDRRTNDIISMLVNVYGSKELFVNEYRTLLADRLLAQSVINTEKEIRYLELLKIRFGESQLHFCEVMLKDISDSKRINSLIHQDKTIEELNKKFTSNAMILSAQFWPPFKDESLELPEEIKEHFEAYTKSYEALKGNRTLSWKPHLGNVNLEIEIGEKKLDLTVSPFNATLIMHFQNKSEWTLDELHQVMKVPITILRRKITYWQSMGLIAEKSTDHFVLVEADNKASVPSHQVQEMICEDEETESAMASAHDQREGELQVFWSYIVGMLTNLDCLPLDRIHQMLKMFASQAPGTECSLMELRQFLDTKVRTHQLVLQGGMYKLPKT